Proteins from one Ananas comosus cultivar F153 linkage group 5, ASM154086v1, whole genome shotgun sequence genomic window:
- the LOC109710238 gene encoding protein FLOWERING LOCUS T-like isoform X2 yields MPRGRDPLVLGQVIGDVLDPFVKSATMRIIYDNKELTNGTGLRTSAVSSQPRVEIEGTDQRKLYTLVMVDPDAPSPSNPTYREYLHWLVSDIPEAQDASFGNEIVPYESPGPSAGIHRIVFVLFHQEVRQTIHPPGWRQNFNTRDFSAFYNLGSPVTAVYFNCQRESGCGGRRF; encoded by the exons ATGCCAAGGGGGAGGGATCCATTAGTGTTGGGTCAAGTAATAGGTGATGTTTTAGACCCTTTTGTTAAGTCAGCAACAATGCGGATAATTTACGACAATAAGGAGCTCACAAATGGAACCGGTTTAAGGACATCGGCGGTGTCGAGTCAGCCACGAGTCGAGATCGAAGGGACTGATCAAAGGAAGCTCTATACACTT GTGATGGTGGATCCTGATGCACCAAGTCCCAGCAATCCAACTTATAGAGAATATTTGCACTG GTTGGTGTCGGATATTCCAGAAGCACAAGATGCAAGTTTTG GAAATGAAATAGTCCCATACGAAAGCCCAGGACCGTCGGCGGGGATTCATCGCATTGTTTTTGTGCTATTTCATCAGGAAGTTCGACAAACAATCCATCCTCCCGGTTGGCGCCAGAACTTCAATACGAGGGACTTCTCAGCATTTTATAATCTCGGATCGCCGGTCACCGCCGTATACTTCAACTGCCAAAGAGAGAGCGGTTGCGGTGGTAGAAG GTTTTAA
- the LOC109710238 gene encoding protein FLOWERING LOCUS T-like isoform X3, translating into MPRGRDPLVLGQVIGDVLDPFVKSATMRIIYDNKELTNGTGLRTSAVSSQPRVEIEGTDQRKLYTLVMVDPDAPSPSNPTYREYLHWLVSDIPEAQDASFGNEIVPYESPGPSAGIHRIVFVLFHQEVRQTIHPPGWRQNFNTRDFSAFYNLGSPVTAVYFNCQRESGCGGRR; encoded by the exons ATGCCAAGGGGGAGGGATCCATTAGTGTTGGGTCAAGTAATAGGTGATGTTTTAGACCCTTTTGTTAAGTCAGCAACAATGCGGATAATTTACGACAATAAGGAGCTCACAAATGGAACCGGTTTAAGGACATCGGCGGTGTCGAGTCAGCCACGAGTCGAGATCGAAGGGACTGATCAAAGGAAGCTCTATACACTT GTGATGGTGGATCCTGATGCACCAAGTCCCAGCAATCCAACTTATAGAGAATATTTGCACTG GTTGGTGTCGGATATTCCAGAAGCACAAGATGCAAGTTTTG GAAATGAAATAGTCCCATACGAAAGCCCAGGACCGTCGGCGGGGATTCATCGCATTGTTTTTGTGCTATTTCATCAGGAAGTTCGACAAACAATCCATCCTCCCGGTTGGCGCCAGAACTTCAATACGAGGGACTTCTCAGCATTTTATAATCTCGGATCGCCGGTCACCGCCGTATACTTCAACTGCCAAAGAGAGAGCGGTTGCGGTGGTAGAAGGTAG
- the LOC109710238 gene encoding protein FLOWERING LOCUS T-like isoform X1: protein MPRGRDPLVLGQVIGDVLDPFVKSATMRIIYDNKELTNGTGLRTSAVSSQPRVEIEGTDQRKLYTLVMVDPDAPSPSNPTYREYLHWLVSDIPEAQDASFGNEIVPYESPGPSAGIHRIVFVLFHQEVRQTIHPPGWRQNFNTRDFSAFYNLGSPVTAVYFNCQRESGCGGRSRPIRPKQSSSWQAVGPPT from the exons ATGCCAAGGGGGAGGGATCCATTAGTGTTGGGTCAAGTAATAGGTGATGTTTTAGACCCTTTTGTTAAGTCAGCAACAATGCGGATAATTTACGACAATAAGGAGCTCACAAATGGAACCGGTTTAAGGACATCGGCGGTGTCGAGTCAGCCACGAGTCGAGATCGAAGGGACTGATCAAAGGAAGCTCTATACACTT GTGATGGTGGATCCTGATGCACCAAGTCCCAGCAATCCAACTTATAGAGAATATTTGCACTG GTTGGTGTCGGATATTCCAGAAGCACAAGATGCAAGTTTTG GAAATGAAATAGTCCCATACGAAAGCCCAGGACCGTCGGCGGGGATTCATCGCATTGTTTTTGTGCTATTTCATCAGGAAGTTCGACAAACAATCCATCCTCCCGGTTGGCGCCAGAACTTCAATACGAGGGACTTCTCAGCATTTTATAATCTCGGATCGCCGGTCACCGCCGTATACTTCAACTGCCAAAGAGAGAGCGGTTGCGGTGGTAGAAG
- the LOC109710238 gene encoding protein HEADING DATE 3A-like isoform X4 — MPRGRDPLVLGQVIGDVLDPFVKSATMRIIYDNKELTNGTGLRTSAVSSQPRVEIEGTDQRKLYTLVMVDPDAPSPSNPTYREYLHWLVSDIPEAQDASFG, encoded by the exons ATGCCAAGGGGGAGGGATCCATTAGTGTTGGGTCAAGTAATAGGTGATGTTTTAGACCCTTTTGTTAAGTCAGCAACAATGCGGATAATTTACGACAATAAGGAGCTCACAAATGGAACCGGTTTAAGGACATCGGCGGTGTCGAGTCAGCCACGAGTCGAGATCGAAGGGACTGATCAAAGGAAGCTCTATACACTT GTGATGGTGGATCCTGATGCACCAAGTCCCAGCAATCCAACTTATAGAGAATATTTGCACTG GTTGGTGTCGGATATTCCAGAAGCACAAGATGCAAGTTTTG GTTAG